The Sedimentisphaera salicampi genome includes a region encoding these proteins:
- a CDS encoding glycoside hydrolase family 32 protein yields the protein MFKCSTLKLFPCIALAFLLAVFSVRGNVLAYESFNLNSNQDILIEDFESEDYGEWQVEGEAFGSGPAQGALPGQMEVGGFRGDRLANSYHGGDDSKGTLTSAKFEVKRPYISFLIGGGGYEGETCINLLSGGEVVRTAEGTNTQSGGSEQLMWDSWNVKKLHGKMVQIQIVDSRTGGWGHINIDHIIQSTKARRVVHDKQREFEFSSKYLNFPVKNGAAKRWISLFIDGEKVREFDIEIAPEDPDFWVYLDVSEFAGKTGSLQIDRCSTEWEMGFDAVYQADSFPGQDNLYQEKRRPQFHFTSRRGWMNDTNGMVYHDGKYHLFYQHNPYGWKWGNMTWGHAVSTDLLHWDEWGDAIHPDQMGTIFSGSAVVDHNNTSGFQTGSGEPLVAFYTSAGNNGQWSRGEPFTQSAAYSYDGGRSFTKYEGNPIIGEIAGGTRDPKVFWHDPTNKWVMVLWIKEDIFSLFTSDDLKNWQRRSDIPGFFECPEMFELPVDGDPARSKWVVYGASGDYKLGDFNGTEFAAETEKIKYEYGNCFYASQTFNNVPKSDGRRIQMGWGRGIKMTDMPFNQMILFPVRLTLHSTDDGVRMFANPVREIANLHNQHWRSSEKLVRPGENPLSDISGELFHIKAVIEPRGADKIEFIIRDTAVSYDSSAQQLSCNGKSAPADLENGKLTLELLVDRMSIEIFAQNGRIYMPMGVDLTGGPKSLGFSSEGGNAFIESLDVYSLNSIWLSE from the coding sequence ATGTTCAAATGCTCAACGCTCAAATTATTTCCGTGCATAGCCTTGGCTTTCCTTTTAGCCGTTTTTTCAGTAAGAGGGAATGTGCTTGCTTATGAGTCGTTCAATCTGAATTCTAATCAAGACATTCTCATTGAAGATTTCGAAAGCGAAGATTACGGGGAATGGCAGGTTGAAGGGGAGGCCTTCGGCTCCGGTCCTGCACAGGGAGCTCTGCCCGGGCAGATGGAAGTTGGCGGCTTCAGAGGCGATCGCCTTGCCAATAGTTACCACGGCGGAGACGATTCTAAAGGAACTTTGACATCGGCAAAATTTGAAGTGAAACGCCCGTATATCAGCTTCCTGATTGGCGGAGGCGGATATGAAGGCGAAACTTGCATCAACCTGCTCTCCGGCGGCGAGGTTGTGAGAACAGCCGAAGGCACAAACACTCAATCCGGCGGCTCAGAGCAGCTTATGTGGGACTCATGGAACGTAAAGAAACTGCATGGAAAAATGGTTCAGATCCAAATTGTTGACAGCCGTACCGGCGGCTGGGGGCATATAAATATAGACCATATTATCCAAAGCACGAAAGCCAGAAGAGTGGTTCATGATAAACAGCGTGAGTTTGAGTTCAGCAGCAAGTATTTGAATTTCCCCGTGAAAAACGGCGCTGCAAAACGATGGATTAGCCTTTTTATTGATGGCGAAAAGGTGCGGGAATTCGACATCGAAATTGCACCCGAAGACCCTGATTTCTGGGTTTATCTGGATGTCAGCGAGTTTGCGGGCAAAACAGGCTCACTCCAGATAGACCGCTGCTCAACTGAATGGGAAATGGGTTTTGATGCGGTTTATCAGGCCGACAGCTTCCCCGGGCAGGATAATCTCTATCAGGAAAAACGCCGCCCGCAGTTTCACTTCACCTCCCGCAGGGGCTGGATGAATGACACAAACGGGATGGTATATCACGACGGAAAATACCACCTTTTCTACCAGCACAATCCCTACGGCTGGAAATGGGGCAATATGACATGGGGACACGCCGTGAGCACCGACCTCCTCCACTGGGATGAATGGGGCGATGCGATCCATCCAGACCAGATGGGTACAATCTTTTCCGGCTCTGCTGTTGTAGATCACAACAACACCTCCGGATTCCAAACAGGCAGCGGGGAGCCTCTCGTTGCTTTCTACACCTCTGCAGGCAATAATGGCCAATGGTCTCGGGGCGAGCCGTTTACCCAGTCTGCCGCCTACAGCTACGACGGCGGCCGCTCATTCACCAAGTATGAAGGCAATCCGATAATTGGTGAAATCGCAGGCGGCACGCGCGACCCGAAGGTTTTTTGGCACGATCCAACCAATAAATGGGTTATGGTGCTTTGGATAAAGGAGGATATATTTTCTCTATTCACATCTGATGATTTGAAAAACTGGCAGAGACGCAGCGATATTCCCGGCTTTTTTGAGTGTCCTGAGATGTTTGAACTGCCCGTTGACGGAGACCCCGCTCGCAGCAAATGGGTGGTTTACGGCGCATCAGGCGATTACAAGCTCGGCGATTTCAACGGCACTGAGTTTGCAGCGGAAACAGAAAAGATCAAGTACGAATACGGCAACTGCTTCTACGCCTCTCAGACGTTCAATAATGTGCCCAAATCCGACGGCAGACGGATACAGATGGGCTGGGGCAGAGGAATAAAAATGACTGATATGCCGTTCAATCAGATGATTCTTTTCCCTGTAAGATTAACGCTTCACTCCACTGATGACGGCGTGCGTATGTTTGCAAATCCGGTTAGAGAAATTGCAAACCTGCACAACCAGCATTGGAGAAGCTCTGAAAAGCTTGTGCGGCCGGGAGAAAATCCTCTTTCAGATATAAGCGGCGAGCTGTTTCACATTAAGGCAGTGATAGAGCCTCGCGGGGCGGACAAGATTGAGTTTATCATTCGTGATACTGCAGTAAGCTACGACTCATCTGCTCAGCAGCTTAGCTGCAATGGGAAATCTGCTCCGGCAGACCTTGAGAACGGCAAACTCACATTGGAGCTGCTCGTTGACCGGATGAGCATTGAGATCTTCGCTCAGAACGGCAGGATATATATGCCGATGGGCGTTGATTTAACTGGAGGCCCGAAATCGTTGGGCTTCAGCAGCGAAGGCGGAAACGCATTTATTGAATCATTGGATGTGTACAGCCTGAATTCAATCTGGCTCTCAGAATAA
- a CDS encoding arylsulfatase — translation MKRRTFLAGCALSSISLGAGLPLTNAKSKRPNILLIMADDMGYSDIGCYGGEIETPNLDRLADNGLRFTQFYNAARCCPTRASLLTGLYPHQADVGHMVYRDEGKGYHGKLNEQCVTLGEAMKNSGYQTLMAGKWHVGHSEDVWPSNRGFDKFYGIHLHVDSYFKVLKGCDVYENGRKVIKATDNPPNRLHPDQEWYTTNVFTDHALKFLDEAKQDKPFFMYAAYNSPHWPLEAPDKTIEKYRGKYMQGWEKLRRQKIERMKRLGIIKEDWQLSESDAPKWENLSENDRKNLDFRRAIYAAQIDNMDQNIGRLIKKLEDKGELDNTLVLFLSDNGCSAEPERQMFGYRFKENRIENFRQWRKDSGRSSSQGMAWANVSNTPFRKYKKWTHEGGIATPLIAHWPEKIKNGGRLNHAPGHVVDIMATAIDVGRGFYPKKFGGNKIKPMEGVSLKPVFEGREIKRDNPLFWEHEGNWAIREGKWKLVCDGPKGPAELYDLEKDRTELNNLIDKYPDKAKELAEKWHKWAKRASVLPWPYKPQWQADI, via the coding sequence ATGAAAAGAAGGACATTTTTAGCGGGCTGCGCATTATCTTCAATCAGTTTGGGCGCAGGGCTGCCATTAACTAATGCAAAGAGCAAAAGACCCAACATCCTTCTGATTATGGCGGATGACATGGGCTACAGCGATATAGGCTGCTATGGGGGCGAGATAGAAACACCCAATCTCGACAGGCTCGCTGATAACGGGCTGAGATTTACGCAGTTTTACAATGCCGCCCGGTGCTGCCCCACGCGGGCGAGCCTTCTTACAGGCCTCTATCCGCATCAGGCCGATGTAGGACATATGGTGTACAGAGACGAGGGCAAAGGCTACCACGGCAAGCTCAACGAGCAATGCGTAACTCTGGGCGAGGCGATGAAGAATTCCGGCTATCAAACCTTGATGGCAGGCAAATGGCACGTTGGCCATTCCGAGGATGTGTGGCCGTCGAACAGGGGGTTTGATAAATTCTACGGCATTCACCTGCATGTGGACAGCTACTTCAAGGTGCTCAAGGGCTGCGACGTGTATGAAAACGGCAGAAAGGTTATCAAAGCAACTGACAACCCGCCCAACAGGCTTCATCCCGATCAGGAATGGTACACAACGAACGTGTTCACCGACCACGCCCTGAAATTCCTTGATGAGGCGAAACAAGACAAACCTTTCTTTATGTATGCAGCCTATAACTCCCCGCACTGGCCGCTGGAAGCGCCGGATAAGACTATTGAAAAATACCGCGGAAAATATATGCAGGGCTGGGAAAAGCTTCGCAGGCAGAAGATCGAGAGGATGAAGAGGCTGGGGATAATAAAAGAAGATTGGCAGCTCTCCGAAAGCGATGCGCCCAAATGGGAGAACCTCTCAGAGAACGACCGTAAGAACCTCGATTTCAGGCGTGCGATATATGCCGCTCAGATTGACAATATGGATCAGAATATTGGAAGGCTGATAAAAAAGCTTGAAGACAAGGGCGAGCTTGATAATACGCTCGTGCTTTTCCTCTCCGATAACGGCTGCAGCGCAGAGCCGGAAAGACAGATGTTCGGGTACCGCTTCAAAGAGAACCGCATTGAAAATTTCAGGCAGTGGAGGAAGGATTCCGGGAGGTCTTCAAGCCAGGGGATGGCTTGGGCGAATGTTTCGAATACTCCGTTCAGGAAATACAAGAAATGGACTCACGAAGGCGGCATAGCGACGCCGCTTATAGCCCACTGGCCTGAAAAAATCAAAAACGGCGGCAGGCTAAATCATGCGCCCGGGCACGTCGTGGATATAATGGCAACGGCGATTGATGTTGGCCGAGGCTTTTATCCCAAAAAATTCGGCGGCAACAAAATAAAGCCTATGGAAGGGGTGAGCCTGAAGCCGGTATTTGAAGGCAGAGAGATAAAACGTGATAATCCCCTCTTCTGGGAGCACGAAGGCAACTGGGCGATCCGTGAGGGCAAATGGAAGCTCGTTTGCGACGGGCCGAAAGGCCCCGCTGAGCTCTATGATTTAGAGAAAGACAGAACAGAGCTGAATAACCTTATAGACAAGTACCCTGATAAGGCAAAAGAGCTTGCGGAAAAATGGCACAAGTGGGCAAAGAGGGCAAGCGTTCTGCCTTGGCCTTATAAGCCGCAGTGGCAGGCAGATATTTAA